One stretch of Rhodopirellula islandica DNA includes these proteins:
- a CDS encoding amidohydrolase family protein, translating to MHHSSKQTYRARWLLPIDGDPIPNGMIVVDSGIMTLISPFQDSQVEGDLVDLGDVAILPGLVNAHTHLEFSDLVQPIGQAGMELADWIREVIATRGMVDTNTRQKHVLKGHAEAIASGTQLIADIVTTPLETIPSNTIAFAEVLGLSQARGDERMAQAEQHLEKNASPDLQASAAAISPHAPYSTPLPLLNHCIETAKRNRVPLAMHVAESPAERDLLNHGTGPFAESLQALGLPVDQFFPWAAPSPLVHLIDLLAKAPRTLIVHGNDLNESEIQRIASHPNCSVVYCPRTHHFFGHSQHPVAELQAAGINVALGTDSRASNPDLNLWSEIQHLLRHRQDLIPTEVLRMATANGADALGRSTTHGRLAIGMPANFITVATQADRVDQLWSDFSSDSSSSARPAPHN from the coding sequence TTGCACCATTCATCGAAACAAACCTATCGCGCACGCTGGTTGCTGCCCATCGATGGCGATCCAATCCCCAATGGGATGATCGTGGTTGACTCGGGAATCATGACCTTGATCAGCCCGTTTCAAGATTCCCAAGTCGAAGGCGACCTGGTTGACCTGGGCGACGTTGCGATTTTACCGGGGCTGGTCAACGCGCACACGCATCTCGAATTCAGCGACTTGGTTCAACCGATCGGGCAGGCCGGCATGGAACTGGCTGATTGGATTCGTGAAGTGATCGCGACCCGTGGGATGGTGGATACCAACACGCGACAGAAACATGTTCTGAAAGGGCACGCGGAAGCAATCGCATCGGGAACCCAATTGATCGCCGACATCGTGACCACGCCACTGGAAACGATCCCCAGCAACACAATCGCGTTCGCCGAAGTGCTCGGGCTGAGCCAAGCACGGGGCGACGAACGGATGGCCCAGGCGGAACAACACCTCGAAAAGAATGCCTCGCCAGACTTGCAAGCCAGTGCTGCCGCCATCAGCCCGCATGCTCCTTACTCGACCCCGCTGCCGTTGCTCAACCACTGCATTGAAACCGCCAAGCGAAACCGGGTTCCCTTGGCGATGCACGTGGCGGAATCCCCCGCTGAACGAGACTTACTGAATCATGGGACCGGACCATTTGCTGAATCACTGCAAGCCTTGGGGTTGCCCGTCGACCAGTTCTTTCCATGGGCAGCACCTTCGCCGTTGGTGCATCTGATCGACTTGCTCGCCAAAGCACCTCGCACGTTGATCGTTCATGGAAACGACCTGAACGAAAGCGAAATCCAACGCATCGCATCGCATCCGAATTGCAGCGTGGTGTACTGCCCGCGAACCCATCATTTCTTTGGGCACTCCCAACACCCCGTCGCGGAACTGCAAGCCGCTGGGATCAACGTGGCGCTCGGAACGGACTCCCGAGCCAGCAACCCGGACCTGAATCTTTGGAGTGAGATCCAGCACTTGCTCCGCCATCGCCAGGACCTGATCCCAACGGAGGTTCTCCGCATGGCGACTGCCAACGGTGCCGATGCACTGGGTCGATCCACGACCCATGGAAGGCTGGCGATTGGCATGCCGGCAAACTTCATCACCGTTGCCACACAAGCCGATCGAGTCGATCAGCTTTGGTCGGACTTTTCATCCGACTCTTCTTCTTCCGCTCGCCCGGCACCCCATAACTGA
- a CDS encoding ATP-binding cassette domain-containing protein — protein sequence MNRFSSLKQPRREPEAAGAPLHLVCAAIAGLIIPVLVVVFGIIAVLVDEGGGLSRSPIQLGTHLSIPLPDFFLAQNKVVQLFSLVGLSLAIAVVFCLAVWLHRRSADARSRRVIKMLHSRTLKQSLRRAEVEGAAAQRERARLIIGRHLPEVGRGLSLWYRSIPRSVLMLIGCVTLALLVNVWLAILAVISGVALWRFYAKLRNPDWLELSRFEIPQIRERLIGLIGDAPMMARLQAGGLADQAYEAELDALDRRIAGDDARRGRLWPVMMMAGGVAIAVMLLGLGLNTLQGEQGLSLPSALVLGLSLTGAALAAARLSELKRQLRRSSKACESVYLYLQPNSEVSPSEQRVGLGGLRDCVTMEDVSLQDSAGKAILRDLSLSLQPKSLVAFLGTEEVSTRALLELLMGFGRPHRGKVQIDGISLLDVHPQALAKNVMWIGPDGPLWEGSLRENLMAGVDRSVDNRDMVETLERLGIYERITRLPEGLETIIEPGSNLGSGDDSESLGTDVRYAVGIARAMLHRPPIVLAKEPPAPTEHVNEDPCLIALRELADAGSLVVMLPHRLKTLRSCDRVMLLNGPNLVGEGRHTELLNSSDLYRHLNYLLFNPYRHRSPS from the coding sequence GTGAATCGCTTTTCCAGTCTGAAACAACCACGTCGCGAACCGGAAGCGGCGGGCGCACCCTTGCATCTGGTTTGCGCTGCCATTGCCGGTTTGATCATTCCGGTGTTGGTGGTGGTCTTCGGCATCATTGCGGTGCTGGTGGATGAAGGCGGTGGGTTGTCCCGTTCGCCGATTCAGTTGGGGACCCACCTTTCGATTCCGCTACCAGATTTCTTTTTGGCGCAGAACAAAGTCGTTCAGCTATTCAGCTTGGTGGGATTGTCATTGGCAATCGCGGTCGTGTTCTGCCTCGCCGTTTGGTTGCACCGACGCTCGGCCGACGCCCGGTCCAGACGCGTGATCAAAATGCTGCACTCTCGAACGTTGAAGCAAAGCTTGCGGCGGGCGGAAGTGGAAGGCGCTGCTGCCCAGCGTGAACGCGCTCGTTTGATCATCGGCCGGCATCTGCCCGAGGTCGGTCGAGGTCTCTCGCTGTGGTACCGCTCGATCCCACGCAGTGTGCTGATGTTGATCGGTTGCGTGACGCTGGCGTTGTTGGTCAACGTTTGGTTGGCGATTCTTGCGGTGATCAGTGGCGTGGCGCTGTGGCGTTTCTACGCGAAGCTCCGCAATCCCGATTGGTTGGAGCTCTCCCGTTTTGAAATCCCTCAGATTCGTGAGCGGTTGATTGGTTTGATCGGCGACGCGCCCATGATGGCGAGGTTGCAAGCGGGCGGTTTGGCCGATCAAGCTTACGAAGCGGAACTGGATGCACTGGATCGGCGGATTGCTGGCGATGACGCGCGACGAGGGCGATTGTGGCCGGTGATGATGATGGCCGGTGGCGTCGCGATCGCAGTCATGCTGCTGGGTTTGGGGCTGAACACACTGCAGGGTGAACAAGGTTTGAGCCTGCCTTCCGCATTGGTGCTCGGGTTGTCGTTGACCGGCGCGGCGTTGGCTGCGGCACGCTTGAGTGAACTCAAACGGCAACTCCGTCGCAGCAGCAAAGCTTGCGAATCGGTCTACTTGTATCTGCAACCCAACAGCGAAGTTTCTCCTAGCGAACAACGTGTTGGATTGGGCGGGCTTCGAGATTGCGTGACGATGGAAGACGTTTCGCTGCAAGATTCCGCCGGCAAAGCAATCTTGCGTGACTTGAGTTTGTCGTTGCAACCGAAGTCGCTGGTGGCTTTCCTCGGTACGGAAGAGGTTTCGACGCGTGCCCTGCTGGAATTGCTGATGGGGTTTGGTCGCCCGCATCGAGGCAAAGTTCAGATTGATGGCATCTCCTTGCTGGACGTTCACCCCCAGGCCCTCGCGAAAAACGTGATGTGGATCGGGCCCGACGGGCCGCTTTGGGAAGGTTCGTTGCGAGAGAATTTGATGGCGGGAGTCGACCGCAGTGTCGACAACCGTGACATGGTCGAAACCCTCGAGCGACTTGGGATCTACGAGCGGATCACTCGACTGCCCGAAGGCTTGGAGACGATCATTGAGCCAGGTTCCAATTTGGGATCCGGCGATGATTCGGAGTCGTTGGGAACCGATGTTCGCTACGCGGTTGGGATCGCCCGTGCGATGTTGCACCGGCCGCCGATTGTTCTTGCCAAAGAGCCCCCTGCCCCGACCGAACATGTCAACGAAGATCCCTGCTTGATTGCACTGCGTGAATTGGCGGATGCTGGCTCGTTGGTGGTCATGTTGCCTCACCGGTTGAAGACGTTACGTTCTTGTGATCGGGTGATGTTGCTCAATGGCCCCAACTTGGTGGGCGAGGGGCGACACACCGAGTTGCTGAATTCCAGCGATCTGTATCGCCATTTGAACTATTTGTTGTTCAATCCCTACCGACACCGAAGCCCATCCTGA
- a CDS encoding phosphoesterase: protein MSSNATTEEHVLVIPATLIESIGQLEGFDRDVDRFLQPILASDELSYRPRSAMELDPSFKQLIPYVVMQWTDPADGSVKWFQYTRGGGSGEKRLHAKRSIGVGGHISQEDAGGDEDPYTIGMRRELDEEVTIGAPYVDQREGLLYDPSNEVGRVHLGVVHRFILDQPHVTSNEPELAEGQFVSVDVLRQERENLETWSQLTLDALFPATV, encoded by the coding sequence ATGTCTTCCAACGCCACCACTGAAGAACACGTCCTTGTGATCCCCGCGACCTTGATCGAATCGATCGGGCAACTGGAGGGATTTGATCGCGACGTGGATCGATTCTTGCAGCCCATTTTAGCGAGCGATGAATTGTCCTACCGGCCTCGCAGCGCGATGGAGCTTGATCCCAGTTTCAAGCAGTTGATTCCCTACGTCGTGATGCAGTGGACGGATCCAGCGGACGGCAGCGTCAAATGGTTTCAGTACACTCGCGGTGGCGGTTCGGGCGAAAAACGCTTGCACGCCAAACGCAGCATTGGCGTTGGGGGGCATATCAGCCAGGAAGATGCGGGAGGCGACGAAGATCCCTACACGATCGGCATGCGTCGTGAACTGGACGAGGAAGTCACGATCGGTGCTCCCTACGTCGATCAACGTGAAGGACTGCTCTACGACCCCAGCAACGAAGTTGGCCGGGTGCACTTAGGTGTTGTCCACCGATTCATTCTGGACCAACCGCATGTCACCAGCAATGAACCCGAACTCGCCGAAGGCCAATTCGTTTCCGTCGATGTGCTTCGACAAGAACGCGAGAACTTGGAAACCTGGAGCCAGCTCACTTTGGACGCGCTGTTCCCAGCGACGGTGTAG
- a CDS encoding DUF1559 domain-containing protein has product MNTRISRPRGFTLVELLVVIAIIGVLVGLLLPAVQAAREAARRMSCSNNFKQIGLAVHNYHSAFNNLPVQGSGTYAVGGRDPWDSGPNGDISSNYRLSYLVGLLPFVEQQGLWEQISNPLSVNSDGSVRSPAWQSMGPFPDRVQYPPWATELPGLRCPSDPGTGLPSLGRTNYAACHGDSAVYSRDSYLDVDEVGEGGKLPYISDTSHANASNASHRGMFVTGRHMKFRDTLDGLSNTIMCGEIATDLGDNDKRTTVATNTGAHAAPSEKNECRLNPSYAEPYIDPERPLFWSNTVSKQSVWGRGFRWHDYMPPYSQMTTVLAPNAQLCSEGTDHRDVVSPPSSRHQGGVHVLMGDGAVKFITESIEAGNKNAPQVSDRAGSPTAGSASPYGLWGALGSRSAKEVIDGEF; this is encoded by the coding sequence ATGAACACACGTATTTCCCGCCCCCGCGGTTTCACTCTGGTGGAGTTGCTCGTGGTGATCGCAATCATTGGCGTGCTGGTCGGCTTGTTGCTGCCAGCCGTCCAGGCCGCTCGCGAAGCTGCCCGCAGAATGAGTTGTAGCAACAATTTCAAGCAAATCGGCTTGGCTGTTCACAACTACCATTCGGCATTCAACAACCTTCCTGTGCAAGGCTCCGGAACCTACGCCGTTGGTGGGCGTGACCCTTGGGACAGCGGTCCAAACGGAGACATCTCCTCCAACTACCGCCTGTCTTACTTGGTTGGTTTGCTTCCCTTCGTTGAGCAACAGGGCTTGTGGGAACAGATCTCCAATCCGCTGAGCGTCAACTCCGATGGCTCCGTCCGGAGTCCCGCGTGGCAATCGATGGGGCCGTTCCCTGATCGTGTTCAATACCCACCGTGGGCAACCGAACTTCCTGGTCTTCGTTGCCCCAGCGATCCGGGAACTGGGTTGCCATCGCTTGGACGCACCAACTACGCCGCCTGCCATGGTGACTCGGCCGTGTATTCCCGTGACTCCTACCTGGATGTCGACGAAGTCGGCGAAGGTGGCAAGCTGCCCTACATTTCGGACACCTCCCACGCCAACGCTTCGAATGCATCGCACCGAGGCATGTTTGTCACGGGACGTCACATGAAATTCCGCGACACGCTGGATGGTTTGTCCAACACGATCATGTGCGGAGAAATCGCAACTGACTTGGGCGACAACGACAAACGCACCACTGTGGCAACCAACACCGGCGCGCACGCTGCCCCGAGTGAAAAGAATGAATGCCGATTGAACCCTTCGTACGCCGAACCTTACATCGATCCCGAACGCCCGTTGTTCTGGTCGAACACTGTTTCGAAGCAATCGGTTTGGGGACGCGGATTCCGTTGGCACGACTACATGCCTCCGTACTCCCAAATGACAACGGTCTTGGCCCCCAACGCGCAGCTTTGCTCGGAAGGCACCGACCACCGCGACGTGGTTTCACCTCCTTCGAGCCGTCACCAAGGTGGTGTTCATGTGCTGATGGGCGACGGGGCGGTCAAGTTCATCACCGAATCGATCGAAGCCGGCAACAAGAACGCACCGCAGGTCTCTGATCGCGCGGGATCGCCAACAGCAGGCAGTGCAAGCCCATACGGACTTTGGGGCGCTCTTGGATCGCGTTCCGCAAAAGAAGTGATCGACGGCGAGTTCTGA
- a CDS encoding pyridoxal phosphate-dependent aminotransferase, which yields MHPWIADRTASFDSSGIRKVFDLAAKLKDPINLSIGQPDFDVPEEIQDATIDAIRSGKNAYSPTQGIAPLRERLLAEVNAKYPGQNRDVFISSGTSGGLVLSMLSMINPGDEVIFLDPYFVMYPALVSLCGGIPVTIDSYPDFRLDPAKIEAAITPQTKMILVNSPANPTGVTASEQDLRDVGELAAKHNIALLSDEIYSRFFYDGDFASPAATNPETIVIDGFSKSHAMTGWRVGYVHGPPEIIATMLKIQQYSFVCSPQPAQWGALRAMEVSLDGHIDDYRRKRDFMVEQLSPHFELTSPGGAFYLFPKAPGNEGGTAFVERAIADGLLIIPGKIFSQHDSHFRISFAASDDTLRRGAEKLIKLAGDNR from the coding sequence ATGCATCCTTGGATCGCGGATCGAACGGCCTCCTTTGATAGCAGCGGAATTCGAAAAGTTTTCGATCTGGCTGCGAAACTGAAAGACCCGATCAACTTGTCGATCGGGCAACCGGACTTTGACGTCCCCGAAGAAATCCAAGACGCCACCATCGACGCGATTCGCTCGGGCAAAAACGCCTACTCGCCAACCCAGGGCATCGCTCCGCTGCGAGAAAGGCTGCTGGCAGAGGTCAACGCCAAGTACCCCGGTCAAAACCGAGACGTGTTCATCAGCAGCGGGACATCGGGCGGCTTGGTGCTGTCAATGCTGTCGATGATCAATCCCGGCGACGAGGTCATCTTCCTGGACCCGTACTTCGTGATGTACCCGGCCCTCGTCAGTCTGTGCGGCGGAATCCCTGTCACGATCGACTCCTACCCCGATTTCCGCTTGGATCCAGCCAAGATCGAAGCGGCGATCACCCCCCAAACCAAGATGATCCTGGTCAACAGCCCGGCCAACCCGACCGGGGTGACCGCTTCGGAGCAAGACCTGCGGGACGTCGGCGAATTGGCGGCCAAGCACAACATCGCATTGCTTTCCGACGAGATTTACAGCCGATTCTTCTACGACGGCGATTTTGCATCGCCCGCGGCGACCAACCCCGAGACGATCGTGATTGACGGTTTCAGCAAATCGCATGCGATGACAGGCTGGCGAGTGGGTTACGTCCACGGGCCGCCTGAAATCATCGCGACGATGCTCAAGATCCAACAGTATTCGTTTGTCTGCTCGCCGCAGCCCGCCCAGTGGGGAGCCCTGCGAGCGATGGAAGTCTCGCTGGACGGCCATATCGATGACTACCGCCGAAAACGCGATTTCATGGTCGAACAATTGTCCCCGCACTTTGAATTGACCAGCCCTGGGGGCGCTTTCTACCTGTTTCCGAAAGCCCCGGGAAACGAGGGCGGGACAGCGTTTGTCGAACGCGCCATCGCCGATGGCTTGCTGATCATTCCTGGCAAGATTTTCAGCCAACACGATTCCCACTTCCGAATCAGCTTCGCGGCCAGCGATGACACGCTGCGTCGAGGTGCCGAAAAGCTGATCAAGCTGGCTGGCGACAATCGCTGA
- a CDS encoding CPBP family intramembrane glutamic endopeptidase has product MTQTNEDDEQTPDDVFRTAVAVEAGLGALALILGYLLGPSARDLVPPLNETAVPAVVGGIGLGIVATIPLLLFVAVLRRIKHPAIEELDKLGDHPMIGLMLRLNGWELFAISLCAGVGEELLFRGWLLPWLAGDAASLAPDLEAPSRWWAYGGWLGSLPNSVTEFAWPDESLMAWWSRVGGWELTAAWLVSSFAFGMFHPITKLYIAITALMGLYFGALLIVSGNLLIPITAHALYDAVQLWGAGRAEEEESDEKSDQS; this is encoded by the coding sequence GTGACGCAAACCAACGAGGACGACGAACAAACCCCCGACGACGTCTTTCGAACTGCCGTCGCGGTCGAAGCCGGGTTGGGTGCCCTGGCGTTGATTCTTGGATACCTGCTGGGGCCGAGCGCCCGGGATTTGGTTCCGCCGCTGAACGAAACCGCTGTGCCGGCGGTGGTGGGTGGCATCGGGCTGGGGATCGTTGCGACCATCCCGCTGCTGTTGTTTGTCGCCGTGTTGCGGCGGATCAAACACCCCGCCATCGAAGAGCTCGACAAACTCGGGGATCACCCGATGATCGGTCTGATGCTGCGGCTGAATGGCTGGGAGTTGTTTGCGATCAGCCTGTGCGCGGGCGTTGGCGAAGAATTGTTGTTTCGCGGTTGGTTGTTGCCTTGGTTGGCCGGAGACGCTGCGTCCTTGGCTCCTGACCTGGAGGCTCCATCGCGTTGGTGGGCCTATGGTGGATGGCTCGGCAGTTTGCCCAACTCCGTCACCGAATTCGCATGGCCAGACGAAAGCCTGATGGCCTGGTGGTCTCGTGTGGGCGGCTGGGAATTGACCGCGGCTTGGTTGGTTTCTTCATTTGCCTTCGGGATGTTTCATCCGATCACCAAGCTCTACATCGCCATCACTGCCTTGATGGGGTTGTACTTTGGAGCGTTGTTGATCGTCAGTGGAAACCTGTTGATCCCGATCACCGCTCACGCCCTGTACGATGCGGTTCAGTTATGGGGTGCCGGGCGAGCGGAAGAAGAAGAGTCGGATGAAAAGTCCGACCAAAGCTGA
- a CDS encoding ABC transporter permease, which translates to MIAGSAISLFSDFAGVESGLFPVAQVGKWLPVFVTPLWVLSIGLLLGALVTAVVHGVLSALSFVPGLGNLADDPKRGVTLSLVAGAIFSAVLCYFYVPQGGENGQLLYLPLVTLGMILGFGLIYGMWHRTRSEWMSILGEGVIPYILSTLGVFAVIGLGSTPFVENPMAILESVPAVNLVGDGTVVEVATIAPSSDPDIPEFLPAEITYNFRNVAELRIESDKRVFLADSDKAEAFSRAPIELNPGSTEAVTYKYEDREQPPIPGDPSKLHIYNQEIDPARVVFTFKNLPQIPQASSIVFSAIAFFLTLTGFMALRQAAPRVWALALSTAKNEMAQPLYLLLLAIGIFAVLLFGIFPFNTLGDDIRLLKDSGVTMIMVLGMLLAVWSAGTSVSDEIDGRTALTVLSKPVSRRSFILGKYTGIMLAVLVLFVILAAVLLVVMSYKPIYDARETSQQQPPWQVGHEEIITTLPILGLYFMETMAIGGIAVALATRLPLLANFITCFAIYVVGNLLSPLVASARENTELVGFVGKLIAVVVPNLNSFNVQAAVDAGNAIPLIYLAAAFNYLVVFVIAIWMVAMLLFEDRDLA; encoded by the coding sequence ATGATTGCTGGGTCCGCTATTTCACTGTTCTCCGATTTTGCTGGCGTTGAATCGGGTTTGTTTCCAGTTGCCCAGGTCGGCAAGTGGCTGCCCGTGTTCGTCACCCCCCTTTGGGTTCTGTCGATTGGGTTGCTGCTCGGGGCGTTGGTGACCGCGGTGGTCCACGGCGTTTTGAGTGCCCTGTCGTTTGTGCCGGGGTTGGGGAATTTGGCAGACGACCCCAAGCGTGGCGTCACGCTGTCGCTGGTCGCCGGTGCGATTTTCTCGGCCGTGTTGTGCTACTTCTACGTGCCCCAAGGCGGTGAGAATGGCCAGCTCCTGTATCTGCCCCTGGTGACCTTGGGCATGATTCTGGGGTTTGGGTTGATCTACGGAATGTGGCATCGAACTCGATCCGAGTGGATGTCGATTCTGGGCGAAGGTGTCATCCCGTACATCTTGAGCACGCTGGGTGTGTTCGCCGTGATCGGTTTGGGATCGACGCCGTTTGTCGAAAACCCGATGGCGATTCTCGAGAGCGTTCCCGCGGTGAACTTGGTCGGTGACGGCACCGTGGTCGAAGTCGCGACCATCGCTCCTTCGTCTGACCCGGACATTCCTGAGTTCCTGCCAGCGGAGATCACTTACAACTTCCGCAACGTCGCGGAACTGCGAATCGAAAGTGACAAGCGAGTTTTCCTGGCCGATTCCGACAAAGCCGAAGCCTTCAGCCGTGCTCCCATCGAGTTGAACCCGGGCAGCACCGAAGCGGTGACCTACAAATACGAAGACCGTGAGCAGCCACCGATTCCGGGTGACCCGTCCAAGCTGCACATCTACAACCAAGAAATCGACCCGGCTCGTGTGGTCTTCACGTTCAAGAACTTGCCGCAGATTCCGCAAGCGTCGTCGATCGTGTTTTCTGCGATTGCATTCTTTTTGACGCTGACCGGATTCATGGCGCTGCGGCAAGCGGCTCCTCGGGTTTGGGCGTTGGCTCTGTCGACCGCCAAGAACGAGATGGCTCAGCCGTTGTACCTGTTGCTGTTGGCGATCGGGATCTTCGCGGTGTTGCTGTTTGGGATCTTCCCATTCAACACGCTGGGCGATGACATTCGACTGCTCAAAGACAGCGGTGTGACCATGATCATGGTGTTGGGCATGTTGCTCGCCGTGTGGAGTGCCGGAACATCTGTCAGCGACGAAATTGACGGCCGAACCGCATTGACCGTGCTCAGCAAACCGGTGAGTCGACGTTCGTTCATCTTGGGCAAGTACACCGGAATCATGTTGGCCGTGTTGGTGCTGTTCGTGATTCTGGCAGCGGTCTTGTTGGTGGTGATGTCTTACAAGCCGATTTATGACGCTCGAGAAACCAGTCAACAGCAGCCTCCGTGGCAAGTCGGCCATGAAGAGATCATCACGACATTGCCGATCTTGGGCCTGTATTTCATGGAAACAATGGCGATTGGTGGAATCGCGGTCGCATTGGCAACCCGTTTGCCGCTGCTGGCAAACTTCATCACGTGTTTTGCGATCTACGTGGTCGGCAACCTGCTCAGTCCGTTGGTTGCGTCGGCGAGAGAGAACACGGAATTGGTCGGATTTGTTGGTAAATTGATAGCGGTGGTGGTCCCCAATCTGAACTCATTCAACGTTCAGGCGGCGGTGGACGCAGGAAATGCGATCCCTCTGATCTACTTGGCGGCCGCTTTCAACTATCTTGTGGTGTTTGTCATTGCCATTTGGATGGTGGCGATGTTGTTGTTTGAAGATCGCGATTTGGCTTGA
- a CDS encoding DUF4416 family protein, giving the protein MSEIRLIEPVVRFCAVISRHEEARQWAKQRLAERWGELGEQGTPSSFEAGGFYKPEMGDGLTKELIGIAEFADPAGLADWKNVTNDWEAEYASLGRHPEPRPLNLDPGYVSQAKLVLATIKDRDHRIYLRDGIFAEVTLNYVGGRWVHHRWSYPDYRIETVAQFAAACRGRLRQHLKATGGFRVGVKKTPGAKSVTGS; this is encoded by the coding sequence ATGAGCGAAATTCGATTGATCGAGCCTGTGGTCCGTTTTTGCGCCGTGATTTCGCGACACGAGGAGGCTCGCCAGTGGGCGAAGCAGCGGTTGGCCGAACGCTGGGGTGAACTCGGTGAGCAAGGCACGCCCAGTTCGTTCGAAGCAGGAGGGTTTTACAAGCCTGAAATGGGCGATGGTTTGACCAAGGAATTGATTGGAATCGCCGAATTCGCCGATCCGGCTGGGTTGGCGGACTGGAAAAACGTCACCAACGATTGGGAAGCCGAATACGCTTCGCTGGGCCGGCATCCCGAGCCTCGGCCGTTGAATTTGGATCCCGGGTACGTCAGCCAGGCCAAGTTAGTGTTGGCGACGATCAAGGATCGCGATCACCGGATTTATCTGCGAGACGGGATCTTTGCCGAGGTCACCTTGAACTATGTTGGTGGCCGTTGGGTTCATCACCGATGGAGCTACCCGGATTATCGCATTGAAACCGTGGCCCAGTTCGCGGCGGCATGCCGAGGGCGGTTGCGTCAGCATTTGAAGGCGACCGGCGGTTTTCGTGTTGGGGTCAAGAAAACCCCCGGTGCGAAGTCCGTGACTGGCTCCTGA
- a CDS encoding DNA-3-methyladenine glycosylase has translation MNGARQNQVNANDKGDRQLEWEATESLPPRFFDRRPEVVARQLLGCGFARQIAGTWIGGWIVETEAYLSRRDAASHSARGAKPGNASMFGRPGTLYVYPIHAKHCVNLVTGSVGRGSAVLIRALEPVWGIDRMVNHRGLVTEGAPDGRSLTTGPGRLCQSLAIDRRCDGVDPIADESWRVFSGPSVPRNGITTTPRIGISQSVELPLRFFVDGNRCVSGLARQHRRPRRDSLQ, from the coding sequence ATGAATGGTGCAAGGCAGAATCAGGTCAATGCGAATGACAAAGGAGACCGACAACTCGAATGGGAGGCGACGGAGTCGTTGCCGCCCAGGTTCTTTGATCGTCGCCCCGAGGTCGTTGCACGCCAGTTGCTGGGATGCGGGTTCGCTCGGCAGATCGCGGGCACCTGGATCGGCGGATGGATCGTGGAAACGGAAGCCTACCTGTCCCGGCGCGATGCTGCGAGTCACAGTGCACGCGGTGCAAAGCCGGGAAACGCGTCCATGTTTGGGCGGCCTGGCACATTGTATGTCTATCCCATTCACGCCAAGCATTGTGTGAATTTGGTCACCGGGTCGGTCGGTCGCGGGTCTGCGGTTTTGATCCGGGCTCTGGAGCCCGTTTGGGGAATTGACCGCATGGTGAATCACCGTGGTTTGGTGACGGAAGGGGCTCCCGATGGCAGGTCGCTGACAACCGGACCCGGGCGATTGTGTCAGTCCCTGGCGATCGATCGTCGATGCGACGGAGTGGATCCAATTGCCGATGAAAGCTGGCGTGTGTTCTCGGGCCCCAGTGTTCCACGCAATGGCATCACCACCACGCCCCGGATTGGAATTTCGCAGTCCGTTGAGTTGCCGCTGCGGTTCTTTGTGGATGGGAATCGGTGCGTGAGTGGCTTGGCTCGCCAGCATCGCCGTCCCCGTCGGGATTCGCTCCAGTGA